GTCGAAAACTCAATTAGTGACTATAAACAGTAGTGGAGTTGTGGCTTTTTTCATGTCTCCATTTAGTCTAGACcgggggtccccaatctttttttacccgtgagccacatgcaaatgtaaaaagagttggggagcaacacaagcatgtaaaagtccaCTGGGGTACCagataagggctatgattggctttttggtagcccctatgtggactggcagcctacaggaggctctacttggcactatacttcacctgctttgaggacactgagagaaACAtacaagggttggagagcaacatgttgcacgcgagctactggttggggatcactggtctagacagTCTGATTGTGATCCAATATCTGATCCTTATCTGGCCCACTGTTGCAGGATCTGCTcccacacatatacagtacatatagattGGGTGCTAAATGGCCAACAGCAAAACATAAGCAATTGGTTTTGAACAACCTCCTGCAAACAGTAAGATAAAAGCAAAAAACCTACCTAATTGCAAATGGCAACtgtacttgtgcaatttagccccattgtttgtaaatgagcactaCAGTGTCTGGGGCTGAGCATTTCTGGCCAACAACAGaatcctgtcttgctttatggcagggattttaCATATACTCCCACTCCCAGGATCAGAGTCTATATCCCAAAATACAAAACAGGATCAGATACCCTTTGTCTGAGTCACTCATAaacatttacagcactgctgcatGCTACGCCTGCACCCACTTAAGGACCCTGACAGATGGGGTGCTTTATCCAGTGGTGGGAAATCTCCTCTCCCCTAGGTAATTAAGTGTCTGAAAGTACTTGCCCATCTGCATCCATTGGAATTGCCACACATAAGACACTTTACAGGCAGAGATTAGTAATGACAAGTAAATGTGTTCCTTTGCATATTTGTGAAGTTACCTGGGATCACATACAAACTGATATTCATTGGATGATTAAGTGCCAGTCTCTAACAATGGCAGTGAAAGAGATAAGGctaaagctgggcatacatgAAAATACCCTTGATGACCATAATGGGATGGTCAAGtcatctaccccccccccccagatcatGATACTCATGATTACTGCATAAATGAGCCACAGCAACACTGTCCAGATACCTGTTGGGCAGCCCCCCaaaacaggccaataagctgcagcagctaatataattaataatattggcctgtgtgtggcaGCTACAGTGTCGCCATCAAAGGGATACTACAATCAGGGGCCCCATAAGACACAAAGATGCAAATTGTGGGTTATGTAGCAAGGGTTGGCTTGTTTTTGCTGAATCCAGGGCTGCATTTTGACATAATTGTGTGTGAGCAGGTCATGGCCATGTTGgcatggttttttttgtatttcattatgGCCCCTTTTAACTTGTTAATAGGAACAACCACCCAGGGGTCACTTTAAGTTCTGTACTCTTatgtaaaaattttaaatgtgTGCTTGCATATCTTGCAATTGGCCTCTGTTGTCTTAAACATATCCCATTCCTGATTTCCAAGCTCTGTGACCGACTGAGCCTAGGGTTAATTATGCAAAGAACTGCAGGAGTGACAGTCACAATGCATGGTGACGTCACAAGCGTGCAGGTGGTTCCAAAAAGACCCTGAGGATTAATTAAATTCTGATTGTTCCGCCACTTTGAGAAAGTCACATGCTTAATTTCCGGCCTGTTAGTAACTCTTTGGGATTAAAGATGCAGGCATTTGGCTCAAACAGATTTATACATTGTCATGACACTTGCTGTGAGTCAGCAACTGAAGGGATTTGGGACAGGTTAGAAGTCTCATGTATTACAACTGAAAATGAGCAGATGGCAGTCAAGGTCCCTACAAATTAAgaacaaaaaatattggtggccagggcccctacaagttaagaaagaaaatattggtggccagggaccctacaagttatgaaaaaaacattgatggccagggcccctacaagttaagaacaacaaatattggtggccagggcacctacaatttaacaccaaaaaaatggtggccagggcccttacaagttatggaaaaaaaaacattggggcccagggcccctacaagttaagaaaaaaaatattggtggccagggaccctCCAAGTTacgaaaaaaacattggtggccagggcccctacaagttaataccacaaaatattggtggccagggcccttacaagttatgaaaaaaatggtggccagggcccctacaaattaagaacaaaaaatatcggtggccagggcccctacaagtaaaGAACAAATAATATTGTTGGCCAGGGCCCACtaatacaaatgataaaaaacacatttgtggccATGGTCAGGAAACACCTAAGCTTTTTATCGGTGGTCAGGACACAtttgtgttcagtggaacttacctttacaGTTCGTTGGGGGGCTCCTATTCTTCTTCGTTTTCCTTGGAGGTCTCATTCACAGGCAGCGACTTCTTCAGCTTTGTTGGCTTCGGCAGACTTTGGCTCTGGCTGCTTTATCAGGCTATTAACCCATATTGGATTAAGTAAAGGCCCCCAATTGTCTGTTCCCCTCCTACAATGCAATCTTGCTTATCAGACAGGAGGtgctttaatacaaaattaaatgcattttaaaaagtagGGTGTCCTCCAAAAGCAATTGAAGGAAATACACATTTGTACCTCAGATATCAGTGAGGGCCCTGCGAGCAACTTGTCCTTTtaaagcaagaaagaaagaaagagatgaAAAGTCTGTGAATCTAAGATTGCAGCATCTTTTCACCATCATTTCACCATCATTAGAAATTATGACATTTGTTCTGTTGATTTTCTGTAATTATGatggcagggttggactggtctgAGACAGTATCATTGGGTGGGATTGACCTGAGACAGGACCATATGCCTAGTAGGACCCAGCCAAGGACAATTTCCATCAGTAGAGATACAGACAATCTGCTTTGAATTTTTACCATTAGCCCAAGAAAGAACAACAGTTCTTTATGTGCTACTGCACATGTCCTGTTATCAATTCCTTTGGTAGCCAATAATAGTCTTGTTGGGAGAATACTTATAAGATCTCCTAGATACTTCTGGAAGCCCaatttgaaggtcagttagagaaAGACCTCGCATTAACATTGCTTTGaagtcctagatattcttggaatcaGGGGAGGCTTAATTCTGTAAATGCCATGAGTGATGTCACTCCATGCTCTCCATGCTGCTTGGCCTCTTGAAACAATGGGCCTGGGTAGCATTATTACTTGGATGCCTGATCCAAAACCGATTTCATATGTTTGTCATCTTCATATGGGCCCTGGAAGGGGAGCTTGATCCAAACAGTTTTCCTCTTCTTATtgtgactatctatctatctatcatctatctatctatctatctatctatctatctatcatctatctatctatctatatattatctatctatctatcatctacaagGATTGAGGTGTTGGCAGACTGGTTTAAGGTGGTACGGGTGTCTTCTGATGgcatagatcagtgctgtccaacgtctgtggtactgagggcctgGATTTTTctagcctacatggtggagggctgataatggaagccagtgttgaccactccctgtttttaaaccacatcactttaaaccacacccatgttaccacaagaccatgtccatatttatggtggtagcacaccaaaaaaacaatggattggtgctcactgcagggatataactCATAACAAATAACAGGCTTATGTTCcaaaggcagagcagggcacatacaggcagagcatggcacacccaagtggaatatgacacacacaaggaaaatatggcaggcagagaatggcacacacaggaagcatagggaaggcagaacagagcaggagacagggaaccctatcaggaccagtctaaaatgtactacatacagtgacacagtgctggtgcccctccagcagtttgtataaagtgtgaacaggtgaacaatgtgggcagtttcagtctgggtctcaggtgtgaacagtacagggctttagggtatgaacaatagaggtgttacaagtgtgaacaaatATATTTGGAAAGGGAGCACTACTCACACTTCTCTGGTACTGGTTTTCACTGTGGTTCTATTCCTAGACGCACAGCCACGTCATCATTTAGCAGAATAAAACACAGATAAAAGGAAATTACATGTgtgaatacaggggattagtctgaatttgaggtttaaacaatgcagggggcagttaatctctgtagtgataccttttaaagtttacatatggtaaacagacacagcaggcagacttttatgtgggggcacacaaggggggggggggtcgcgggccaccAGTAGGACAGCCCTGGCATAGAAGGTTCTGCTTAGAGGAGCAATTTTACATCAAGTTGTTTTCAGGGTTTACAAATACTATAAAAGTTTCaactaatagatagatagagagagagagagagagagagagagagagagagagagagagagagagagatacagtcagatgataaatagatagacatagttagatgataaatagattgaCAAtcggatagatagatgatagagcagggtcggactgggggcccaccagggctgctatcTCATAGGCCCCCCTCCCCTGCTGCAAAGCCTTCTCTGGCCAAAACTGCAACCCCACGACTGGGGCCGGAGTTTGGGGGCAGCAtaggcagggagtgggtctgggccagaggtgtccaccaggttttttcccggtgtccggTCGGTCGAGTCTAACCCTATGATAGATTAGAttaatggatagatgatagatgatagatagatagatagatagatagatagacgatagatagatagatagatagatagatagatagatagatagatagatagatagatagatgatagatagatagatagatagatagacacagacagatgatagctagatagattagatcaggagtgcccatactttaataatgtaagctctacttttagtgatgatgtcccattatgatctacatccataaaagcattgttagcattctgtcccATGGAAAATACTACATAAATATTCTATTGATGTATGAtataatttatattgctatatttaacaaacaagtattccttatgtgaccttaacataataaatatctaaatgaaaagcatgaaatagaagggtaatttagacaagctgttggtTGATAGTGTCTTgggatctactgatcaccagctaaaggtctactggtagatccccatctaccttttggacacacCTGGATTAGATCTATAGATAAATGATAGTGGTTCCGGGAGGGCTGTGGAGTCAGACAAGGTTGCAGCCTGAGTCCAActctatttaatatatacatagaGTTGTTTAATATAAAGGAGGGGCTTTTGCTTTGTTTGCTCTTCTTATTCTGGAACAAcatgccgttttttttttttatttgggttgcTGGGCAGTGCCCAGGTTGTGCTGCACTTCACACTGCCAGGTTGGCTTGCAGGTCACGCTCTGTTGGTATCAAGAGTAGGAGATTGTCAGCATGTTGTTTCAGTTGTTTCTGGTGCTGAGGAGGAATATAAGGCTGCTGCCAGTTCATTgatgtatatattaaatagagTTGGACTCAGGCTGCAGCCCTGTCTGACTCCACGGCCCTGCCGGAACTATTATCATTTATCTATAGATCtaatctatctagctatcatctgtctgtgtctatctatctatctatctatctatctatctatctatctatctatctatctatctattatctatcatctatctatctatctatctatctatctatctatctatctatcatctatctatctatctattatcatctatctatctatctatctatctatctatctatctatctatctatctatcgatctattatctatctatctatcatctctctctctctctctctctctctctctctctctctctctctctctatctatttattatctattatcaatctattatctatctatcatctatgtctctatctatctatccatccatctatctatctatctatctatctatctatctatctatctatctatctatctatctatctatctatctatctatctatctatctatctatctatctattatcaatctattatctatctatcatctatgtatctatctatctatctatctatctatctatctatctatctatctatctatcatctatgtatctatgtctctatctatctatctatctatctatctatctatctatctatctatctatctatctatctatctatcatctttctatttgtctatctatctattagttGAAACTGCCCTTTTATAGTATATGTAAACCCTGAAAACAACTCGATTTAAAATTGCTCCTTTAAGCACTtctgtaatatatattaattcttttttttctctcatttcaaaaatgtatacaattGTATAATTCGTTCTCCCCTTTCTTTATCTTGTGCATGTCAAAGTACAGAATGAAGTTTGTAACAACTGTGCCTAACTGGCTAAAGTAAAATTACCAGAAGGTGCTGCTGTTGCTACAAAAttcattgtatttgtttattgcCAGTTCATTGGTGTATATATTAAATAGAGCTGTACTCAGGCTGCAGCCCTGTCTGACTCCACGGCCCTGCCGGAACcactatctatcatttatctatagatctaatctatctagctatcatctgtcggtgtctgtctgtctgtctatctacctaCCTAGTGTCTATATATCTAATCTATCaaagggtcagactgggttgACATTAAATGggtggggtttgtttatacagatggCTTCTCAATGGACTACAAACCTGTGGAAACAGTCAGGAGGCAGTGAATTTGGTGGGCAACCCATCTCTGGAGGCCTGAACATGCAGGACCCTAGGTTTAGAGTTTTACCAGCACATCATTACAACCGACCTGTGACTACTGGGAAGTATTGTACTGACCAATCAGCAATTTCAACATCTATTCATAAAAAATACCTTTGTCCCAAAGTTTGGGGGGAGGGCAATAATGTTTTTTGAGGTCCCCACTGACAGCACCTGTACTCTGTCTTTCTACTTCTATAAACTCTCCCGGCGTTTCCTCGCCTCGGTGGACACGGTTCTTTTCGACTGGGATGGGGTGTTGTGGCAGGAGGATGAGGCAGTCCCTGGGGTGCCCGATCTTATTAACGGGTTGAAGGGGGCAGGGAAACGAGTGTTTTTCCTCACTAACAACAGCATGAAGACCTGCTCCATGTATGCAGAGAAGCTGGCGTGGCTGGGCTTCAAGGCTGAGCCGGGGGAAGTGTTCGGAACCGCCTACTGTACGGCCATCTATCTGCGGGACATCGTCCAATTCCAGGGCAAAGTCTATCTGATTGGCTGTCGGGCGCTGAGCGAGGAGTTCGGGGTTGGGGGGATCCCTCCCCTTGGCTGCGGAGCTGGCCTTGTAACCAGCACCTTCAAGGACTGGGCTTCCGTGGAGGCGGACCCCGAGGTGAAGGCTGTGGTGGTCGGATTTGATGAATATTTTAGTTACATGAAACTCAACCGGGTACTTCAGTACCTGCAGGATCCCTCCTGCCTCTTTACTGCCACCAACACCGACACCCGGCTGCCCCTGGAGGGAGGGAAAGCTATACCAGGTACTATCATCTAATTTCCTATCAGCAATACCAGGGGGAAAACTATACCAGGTACCAACACCCTACTATCATCTaactcaggagtgcccatactttactaatacaagaactacttttagtgatgttgtcccattatgatctacatccataaaagcattgctagtattctgttccatggaaaatattacttaaatattatattgatttatgaaagaTTTTATAtagctatatttaacaaaaaactatttcttatgtgaccttagcataataaatatctgaatgataagaatgaaataggagggtgatttagacaagctgtttgttgacagtgtcttgagatctactgatcaccagctaaaggtctactggtagatccccatctacagcgccgattctggggctgctgccgcctgaggcagcagcccagatgccgcccccctcctctcccgctccgcgcttaaaaattagcgtcggagcgggtttcagggggcagtatcgctagtgcattgagcgcaatagagctctttgcactagcggagctgaatttccgggttaaaacccggaagttcggctcttaaagttacaagaggcggctttttgccgccccttgtaactggccgctcactgccgcctgaggcaagggtttcaccttgcctcatggcagaagtggCCCTGCCCATCTacattttggacacccctgacttaCTCTATCTAAATCTTATTTCCCACCAGCAATGCCAGAGGGAAAAACTATACCAGGTACCAGCTCTCTACTATCATCTAACTACTATCTCTAATTTCCTACCAGCAATGccagggaggggggtggggatcTATACCAGGTACAAGGTACCAACACCCTACTATCATCTATCTGCCTATCTAATTTTCTACCAGCAATGCTAGGGGTGAAAGCTATACCAGGTCCCAGCACCAGTCTTACTCTAATCTAAATCTAATTTCCCACCCTAGCAATGCCAGGGGGGAAAACTATACCAGGTACCAGCACCCTACTACCATCTATCTGCCAGCAATTCCATGGGGAAAACTATACCAGGTATCAGCACCCTACTATATCTGCCTGTTTATCTAATTTCCTACCAGCAATACCAGGGGTAAGCTTCTGCACCCTACAACTTACTCTGTCTAAATCTCATTTCCTACCAGCAATGCCAAAGTGATCAGTACCCTCTGGCTCTGGGGAAGCTGAGAGTTGGTTTTCTGCTAGTTGCATACAAAACTAATTGGTTAAAACTAGAATTGGGCCCCACGGAAAATCATTTAAGGGCACCTCTTATAAACTTTGGGTACAAGACCTCTTTCATAGAAATATATCTAAAGGTCTTATCATTCTGGGTCCCTACACCTCTTGTGCAACCTGGTTGTATATGGTTACACCACTTTCCTGCTTGGTGAACCCTTCTGCAGTTCGATGGGCCTTGGGGAGGGGCCACATGTAGTTCCGGGGTCCCACAAATGCACAGCAAAGTGCTAAAGGATGCTGAACTGGCATTTACAGGCTTGTGCCCTTTATTTAGAGGTATTTGCAGTTGGAAGCTTAAAATAAGCACCTTGGCGAGGGTTCCCAGGCTGTTATTTATAACTGTTTTGGTGTAATTAGAGTAATCCCTAACAGCTACACAAATAATACTCTAATTAATGTGAATTTACATGCCCTCCCCTtactgcactgcactttaatcttGGGAGGGAAATCGCCCCCTACCTTTACAGAGATGCAtgtaaatatactatataaatgatgTGCCATTAGGAGCAGAGcttgccacacacacacagagttggGAAAGTTCACCCTTACTAAATCATTATGGTGACATACAGAAGAGGAAGGGTTGTTCTTTATCTACACCCAGTAAATGCCACTGGCTTATGCAGGCTGCTAGGAACAagacatagtacaggtatgggacctgctatccagaatgctcggaacctaggAATTTCCATATAATGgttctctccataatttggatcttcataccttaaggggcaaattcactaagcgccgaaaatgtgctagcgacgacttcgccaggtgaagtttcgccagggcgccgctaattcactaaaatccaaagttgccctcagggaggcgaaaggtagcgaagttgcgctactgttaattcatcaagcaaagcgaagttacgctagcgatgcctaatttgcatacggcgccaagttaaagtagaatggacgtatatgtagcagcaaatacattacactacacaagcctgggaaaccttcagaaaataaaatagagttgttattttgccctatacatgtgcccactgtatagtttaggtgccataaaTGTTAGgatatgtaggggggaaagaaaaatttacgatctttttcagccagcgtttttttgaagcaagccctatctactctattgcactttgcctggtctcaggtggtgaaggcaagtctggccctGCCTAGAAtagaactcaggaccccagtgtGTGAGTCCTGAGTTCAGTTCCAGCCATGGTACTAtaaaggcagcagtgctaaccactGAGCTACTGTGACATACGACCCCTTCATTTGTTGTAAGTTAGATTAACTGTAAGCAAAATTGCGATTGGTTATTGTCAATTTGATTTAGCAGCTAAAACTTTAATTCTTTCCCCAGGGACTGGTTGCCTGGTGCAAGCAGTGGAGACGGCTGCTCACCACAAAGCTCAAGTCATCGGGAAACCCAGGTCCTTCCTCTGTGATTGTGTCGCCAAGGAccaaagcattctgggtaatataTTCCATCCCTGTACATATTTCTTCTGTCTTTTGGAAATTGTTTGATCTGTTTAAAGCCCTGAGAGAAAAAGTAGGTAAGTGTGGTTTATCTGTGTGGGACATTTTCACAGGTGCATTCATTGGGGTTGCCAACAAGAGAGCCCCCCCTTCCAAATCTGGCTTtttctgtccctttaaaggagaattaaagtctaactaaagaagtaggtagaaatgttgtacattatgttttgggcttctgtaccagcccaaggcaaccacagccctttagcagtaaagatcgttttctccaaagatgccccagtagctccccatcttcttttctgctgattcactgcacatgctctgtgctgctgtcacttactgagtttagggacccactcacaatatacagtacacatagaatagaaatgtcacaatataaggctgattagtaattaatacagataattactacatggcagcacagaaaccagtgcaattagcatcagaatttaataatcagcaaacctgtagcatcagcttatattacagccagggaagctcattttctgctggataattagtgacgagccctaagcttagcttctca
The Xenopus laevis strain J_2021 chromosome 9_10S, Xenopus_laevis_v10.1, whole genome shotgun sequence DNA segment above includes these coding regions:
- the pgp.S gene encoding glycerol-3-phosphate phosphatase-like, which translates into the protein MFFEVPTDSTCTLSFYFYKLSRRFLASVDTVLFDWDGVLWQEDEAVPGVPDLINGLKGAGKRVFFLTNNSMKTCSMYAEKLAWLGFKAEPGEVFGTAYCTAIYLRDIVQFQGKVYLIGCRALSEEFGVGGIPPLGCGAGLVTSTFKDWASVEADPEVKAVVVGFDEYFSYMKLNRVLQYLQDPSCLFTATNTDTRLPLEGGKAIPGTGCLVQAVETAAHHKAQVIGKPRSFLCDCVAKDQSILAQEARGLIGACVLFHKAIPSRLLIL